A single region of the Chryseobacterium culicis genome encodes:
- the uvrC gene encoding excinuclease ABC subunit UvrC — MNPSLELQLKTLPSEPGVYRYYDKNEQLLYVGKAKNLKKRVLSYFNKNLSGYRIKIMVSKIQRLETTIVNSEYDALLLENNLIKEHQPFYNVMLKDDKTYPWICIKNEDFPRIFLTRNVIKDGSEYYGPYAKVRPAKILLDTIKHIYKLRTCNLNLSPAKITEGKYKVCLEYHIKNCEGPCEDLESKEEYDEKIDAIRGIIKGDFRKAKDYLVNQMMKLASNLQFEEAQIIKERLDILEDYQAKNTVVNPNIDDVDVFGMTSDETAAYVNFFKIRNGNIIQSFTTEIKKILEETDEDILEEALIEIRQKFSSDSKEVLLPFHLSVEIPNVKLIVPKVGDKKRIVELSEKNAKEYRLEKLKQVQIIDPERHTNRIMAEMQKLLRMPVEPRHIEGFDNSNIQGTNPVSACVVFKDGRPSKADYRIFHPKTVEGPNDFATMEEVIYRRYKRMLDEGESLPQLILIDGGKGQLSSAVKSLRLLGLYGKITIVGIAKRLEEIFFPEDSIPLYLDKKSETLKILQRVRDEAHRFGVKHHRTRRKNSTIKSELEEIPGVGEKTIELLLSKLKSVKRIKEANLETLEEILGKSKAKVIWEFFNAP; from the coding sequence ATGAATCCTTCTTTAGAACTACAGCTCAAAACCTTACCATCCGAACCCGGCGTTTATCGTTATTATGATAAGAATGAACAGCTTTTGTATGTTGGGAAAGCTAAAAATCTTAAAAAAAGGGTTCTTTCCTACTTCAATAAAAATCTTTCCGGATACAGAATCAAAATAATGGTCAGCAAGATCCAGCGACTGGAAACAACCATTGTAAACAGTGAATATGATGCGCTTTTATTGGAAAACAACCTGATTAAGGAGCATCAGCCGTTTTATAATGTCATGCTGAAGGATGATAAAACTTATCCATGGATTTGCATTAAAAATGAAGACTTTCCAAGAATTTTCCTGACAAGAAATGTAATTAAAGACGGATCGGAATATTACGGTCCCTATGCAAAGGTGCGCCCTGCAAAGATTTTATTAGACACTATCAAACATATTTACAAACTCAGAACCTGTAACCTGAATCTTTCCCCAGCCAAGATTACAGAAGGAAAATACAAGGTCTGCCTGGAGTATCATATTAAAAACTGTGAAGGACCATGCGAAGATCTGGAAAGTAAGGAAGAGTATGATGAAAAAATAGATGCCATCCGCGGGATTATCAAAGGAGATTTCCGGAAAGCAAAAGATTATCTGGTGAATCAGATGATGAAACTGGCTTCCAATCTTCAGTTTGAAGAAGCTCAGATTATTAAGGAAAGACTGGACATTCTTGAGGATTATCAGGCTAAAAATACGGTAGTGAATCCGAATATTGATGATGTGGATGTTTTTGGGATGACCAGTGATGAAACGGCTGCTTATGTCAATTTCTTTAAAATCAGAAATGGAAATATTATCCAGAGTTTTACTACTGAGATCAAAAAGATTCTTGAAGAAACGGATGAAGATATTCTGGAAGAAGCATTAATAGAAATCCGTCAGAAGTTTTCTTCTGATTCTAAAGAAGTCCTTTTACCCTTCCATTTGTCTGTAGAAATCCCGAATGTAAAATTGATTGTTCCTAAAGTAGGAGATAAGAAAAGAATTGTAGAGCTTTCTGAAAAGAATGCTAAAGAATATCGTCTGGAAAAGCTGAAACAGGTTCAGATTATAGATCCTGAAAGGCATACCAACAGAATCATGGCCGAGATGCAGAAACTGCTGAGAATGCCTGTAGAGCCAAGACATATTGAAGGTTTTGATAACTCAAACATTCAGGGAACCAATCCTGTGTCAGCTTGTGTTGTTTTCAAAGATGGAAGACCTAGCAAGGCAGATTACAGAATTTTCCATCCGAAAACAGTGGAAGGACCGAACGATTTTGCAACTATGGAAGAAGTTATTTACCGTCGTTATAAGAGAATGCTTGATGAAGGGGAAAGTCTTCCGCAGCTGATTCTGATTGATGGAGGAAAGGGGCAACTGTCTTCTGCTGTAAAGAGCCTGAGATTATTGGGACTTTATGGCAAGATTACCATTGTAGGTATTGCCAAAAGACTGGAAGAAATTTTCTTTCCTGAAGATTCTATTCCTTTATATCTTGATAAAAAATCTGAAACATTGAAAATCCTTCAGCGTGTCCGTGACGAAGCTCACCGATTCGGGGTAAAACATCACAGAACAAGAAGGAAAAATTCTACTATAAAATCTGAATTGGAAGAAATTCCTGGTGTGGGAGAAAAAACTATTGAATTGCTTCTGTCTAAGCTAAAGTCTGTAAAACGTATCAAGGAAGCCAATCTGGAAACTCTGGAGGAAATTTTAGGGAAAAGTAAAGCTAAAGTAATTTGGGAGTTTTTTAATGCCCCTTAA
- a CDS encoding S8 family peptidase — translation MKKTVFLLAIFFALNSCSREELQNENVKTEMAQKDPLTAKQINERINQAIKTDGTFNWKNESDHFVWSAIFRGNKMVSIGFGASKDDFDRSKSPNSSDMEKEVLSVIKKYEGKDERNFLLLSDQYLNQMDVVIENEETITALRQMKNIRYVEPADYHYFEFEAQYNAAAKSSGSGSSGCGFSSSTLSTADYTSTTPSAKIPWAFTKHSIPDAWNYSTGAGVTIGLIDTGVSPEQTLLGGSFNNGASSGRTISKLGVYNSDGSGDQCGHGTKMASVMAAPRNNAGLPVGVAYNANLIAYRAAENVVLETSSEQTAVKTAFTELGNNTNVKIISMSMGHIFSVGKIEDGVKYAYSKGKLIFCAGGTSTSFTNFVGVIFPASMSETQAITGVKENTSNQKCDICHSGSQIDFTFQMERSSGNTVPVLSYYNGQADYVGGSSVATAATAGIAALVWAKNPSWTRDQVLNKMRQAATYYPNVNSSYGYGNINVLKAVQ, via the coding sequence ATGAAAAAAACTGTATTCCTATTGGCAATATTTTTTGCCCTAAACTCGTGTTCCAGAGAAGAACTTCAGAACGAAAATGTAAAAACAGAAATGGCTCAGAAAGATCCGTTGACCGCAAAACAGATCAACGAAAGGATTAACCAGGCTATTAAAACGGATGGTACTTTCAATTGGAAGAATGAATCCGATCATTTTGTATGGAGTGCTATTTTCCGCGGAAATAAAATGGTATCTATTGGTTTTGGAGCTTCTAAAGATGATTTTGACAGAAGTAAATCTCCAAACAGCAGCGATATGGAAAAAGAAGTTCTTTCTGTTATCAAAAAATATGAAGGAAAAGACGAAAGAAATTTCCTTCTTCTTTCAGATCAATATCTTAATCAGATGGATGTGGTGATTGAAAATGAAGAAACCATTACTGCTCTTCGGCAAATGAAGAACATCCGATATGTAGAACCGGCGGACTATCATTATTTTGAGTTTGAAGCTCAATATAATGCTGCTGCAAAATCTTCAGGAAGTGGCTCATCAGGATGCGGATTTTCATCATCTACATTAAGCACAGCAGACTATACTTCAACTACGCCAAGTGCAAAAATTCCATGGGCTTTCACCAAACACAGTATTCCTGATGCATGGAACTACAGTACGGGAGCAGGCGTTACCATCGGGCTTATTGACACTGGAGTTTCCCCAGAGCAGACATTGTTAGGAGGAAGTTTTAATAATGGTGCTTCTTCAGGAAGAACAATCAGTAAACTTGGAGTGTATAATTCAGACGGATCAGGAGATCAGTGTGGGCACGGAACAAAAATGGCATCCGTAATGGCTGCTCCGAGAAATAATGCAGGATTACCAGTGGGAGTTGCTTATAATGCCAATCTGATTGCCTACAGAGCAGCAGAGAATGTTGTTTTGGAAACTTCCAGTGAGCAGACCGCTGTAAAAACAGCATTTACGGAATTGGGTAACAACACAAATGTAAAGATCATCTCAATGTCAATGGGACATATCTTTTCTGTCGGAAAAATTGAAGATGGTGTTAAATATGCTTATTCTAAAGGAAAACTAATTTTCTGTGCCGGAGGTACTTCTACCAGCTTTACCAATTTTGTTGGGGTGATTTTCCCTGCATCAATGTCTGAAACTCAGGCGATAACAGGAGTAAAAGAAAATACATCCAATCAGAAATGTGATATTTGCCACTCGGGAAGTCAGATTGATTTTACCTTCCAGATGGAAAGATCTTCAGGAAATACCGTTCCTGTATTGAGTTATTACAATGGACAGGCTGATTATGTGGGTGGTTCTTCTGTGGCTACGGCTGCTACAGCAGGAATTGCAGCTTTGGTTTGGGCTAAAAATCCATCATGGACGAGAGATCAGGTGCTTAATAAAATGAGACAGGCTGCTACGTACTATCCCAATGTGAATTCAAGCTACGGTTACGGAAATATCAATGTTCTGAAAGCGGTACAATAA
- the ygiD gene encoding 4,5-DOPA dioxygenase extradiol — MNLNDLQNISDGFKRTQRMPVLFLGHGSPMNAIEENQFVQGFRKAALEIPKPNAILCISAHWYTDGTFVTAMDMPKTIHDFYGFPKALFDVQYPAPGSPELAKETAELLFPVDVEEDHSWGLDHGAWSVIKHMYPDADIPVIQLSIDHTKPPQYHYDLAKRLNKLREKGILIIGSGNIVHNLRLIDWKNINTVGAGWDWAVEAREKTNNWLLDGNFQNIIDYQKQGTFLQYAVPTPDHYLPLLYTLGLKDQSEELALFNDELIGGSLSMTSVRIG, encoded by the coding sequence ATGAACCTGAACGATCTTCAAAACATAAGCGACGGTTTTAAACGCACACAGAGAATGCCTGTTTTATTTCTTGGACATGGTTCACCGATGAATGCCATTGAAGAGAATCAATTTGTGCAGGGTTTCCGAAAAGCAGCGTTAGAAATTCCTAAGCCTAATGCAATTCTTTGTATTTCTGCCCATTGGTATACAGACGGAACTTTTGTAACCGCTATGGATATGCCTAAAACCATCCATGATTTTTATGGGTTTCCAAAAGCTCTTTTTGATGTGCAGTATCCTGCGCCGGGAAGTCCGGAATTAGCAAAAGAAACAGCAGAGCTTCTTTTTCCGGTTGATGTAGAAGAGGATCATAGCTGGGGGCTGGATCATGGGGCATGGTCAGTCATTAAGCATATGTATCCTGATGCAGATATTCCTGTGATTCAACTGAGTATTGATCATACAAAACCTCCGCAATATCATTATGATCTGGCCAAAAGGCTGAACAAGCTTCGTGAAAAAGGTATTCTGATTATAGGAAGCGGAAATATTGTTCATAATCTCCGCCTTATCGACTGGAAAAATATAAATACGGTAGGAGCTGGCTGGGACTGGGCAGTAGAAGCCAGAGAGAAAACCAACAACTGGCTTCTTGATGGTAATTTTCAGAATATCATTGATTATCAGAAACAGGGAACTTTCTTACAGTATGCCGTTCCTACACCTGATCATTATCTCCCTTTATTGTATACTTTAGGTCTGAAAGATCAGTCTGAAGAACTTGCCTTATTCAATGATGAACTTATTGGGGGTTCATTGAGTATGACAAGTGTAAGGATTGGATAA
- a CDS encoding PorV/PorQ family protein produces MMKKYFLLAFSLLFGLSQSQIIRKYSNEFLNIGAGARGLAMGGAVITNQDDVYSPMWNPAGLMSIERDWQGAAMHAEYFESIAKYDYLAYAKVLEEGVFGVSVVRLGVDNILNTTQMIDSEGNIDYDKITKFSQSDYAAILSYAFRPGGNPKLDVGVNAKIVYRNVGKFANGYGFGFDVGATYRADNGWKFGGMVRDITTTVNFWTINQKELSTVVNGEEFNPAPKDKLELTMPKLNVGASKLFEINSSVYVLPEAGLNVDFAKTASLISTDFASISPYAGAELGYQKMIFVRLGINRFQSITDIEDLKRKVSFQPSAGIGIRYRGLTLDYAITNSGIGGSNFYSNFFSLKLDMGAFRND; encoded by the coding sequence ATGATGAAAAAATATTTTTTACTTGCATTTTCACTGCTGTTTGGGCTTTCTCAATCTCAGATTATCAGGAAATATTCCAATGAATTTTTAAATATCGGAGCCGGAGCAAGGGGACTTGCAATGGGAGGGGCAGTAATCACCAATCAGGATGATGTATATTCTCCCATGTGGAACCCTGCAGGTTTAATGTCTATTGAAAGAGACTGGCAAGGAGCAGCAATGCACGCTGAGTACTTTGAGTCTATCGCAAAATATGATTATCTGGCATACGCAAAAGTGCTTGAAGAAGGTGTCTTTGGTGTTTCTGTGGTAAGGCTTGGAGTAGACAATATTTTGAATACAACCCAAATGATCGATTCTGAAGGGAATATTGATTATGATAAAATCACAAAATTCTCTCAATCTGATTATGCAGCCATTCTTTCTTATGCATTCCGACCTGGTGGAAACCCTAAACTGGATGTGGGAGTAAATGCAAAGATTGTCTACAGAAATGTGGGTAAATTTGCAAATGGCTATGGATTCGGTTTTGATGTGGGAGCTACTTATAGAGCTGATAACGGATGGAAGTTCGGGGGAATGGTGAGAGATATTACTACTACGGTAAACTTCTGGACGATTAACCAGAAAGAACTTTCTACTGTGGTAAATGGAGAAGAGTTCAACCCTGCTCCCAAAGATAAACTGGAACTTACCATGCCTAAACTTAATGTGGGTGCCAGCAAATTATTCGAAATCAATAGCAGCGTGTATGTATTACCTGAGGCAGGTTTGAATGTGGATTTTGCAAAGACAGCATCATTGATTTCCACAGATTTTGCAAGTATCAGCCCGTATGCCGGAGCTGAACTAGGGTATCAGAAAATGATTTTTGTAAGATTAGGGATTAACAGGTTCCAGTCTATTACAGATATAGAAGATCTTAAAAGAAAAGTTTCTTTCCAGCCAAGTGCAGGTATTGGAATCAGATACAGAGGGCTTACACTGGATTATGCGATTACGAATTCTGGGATAGGCGGATCTAATTTCTATTCCAACTTCTTCTCATTAAAACTGGATATGGGAGCATTCAGAAACGATTAA
- a CDS encoding YceI family protein, which yields MATKWILDPTHSEITFKVKHMMISNVKGSFRTFTAEIESEDEFFANAKTTATIQTDSVFTNNTDRDNHLKSAEFFNAEVHPTITFESQALNNSIVGNLTINGITKPVTLDVDFGGINVDPWGNTKAGFSFEGKISRKDFGLNWNAALEAGGVMVSDDVKVAGELQFVKQA from the coding sequence ATGGCAACAAAATGGATTTTAGACCCTACGCATAGTGAAATTACTTTCAAAGTAAAACACATGATGATCTCTAACGTAAAAGGAAGCTTCAGAACTTTCACTGCAGAAATTGAGTCTGAAGATGAATTCTTTGCAAATGCAAAAACTACCGCTACTATCCAAACGGATTCTGTATTCACAAACAATACAGACAGAGATAACCACTTAAAATCTGCAGAGTTCTTCAATGCTGAAGTACACCCTACAATCACTTTTGAATCTCAGGCATTAAACAATTCTATCGTTGGAAATCTTACCATCAATGGAATTACAAAACCTGTAACTCTTGATGTAGACTTCGGAGGAATCAATGTAGACCCATGGGGAAATACAAAAGCAGGTTTCTCTTTTGAAGGGAAAATCAGCAGAAAAGATTTTGGATTAAACTGGAATGCAGCTCTTGAAGCAGGAGGTGTAATGGTAAGTGATGATGTAAAAGTAGCTGGTGAATTACAGTTTGTAAAGCAAGCATAG
- a CDS encoding GNAT family N-acetyltransferase, producing MILSPSIEIKTKRLVLQPVKDLYIDDILEHFTNEVTRYIPFDPKGSRQDIITFVNESKRTLLQNTDLVMVALDSDGDFAGCCGIHNITKESVELGLWLKKSSQGKGLGTEIIKTLIEFLEKNFTFKYILYPVDEENIASRKIPEKLGFIPAKKYKKNKNHLIDLNIVQYRKYY from the coding sequence ATGATATTAAGTCCAAGTATTGAAATCAAAACAAAACGTCTGGTCTTACAGCCTGTCAAAGACTTATACATAGATGATATTTTAGAACATTTTACCAATGAGGTTACCAGATACATACCTTTTGACCCGAAAGGTAGCAGACAGGATATAATCACTTTTGTTAATGAATCAAAAAGAACTTTATTACAAAACACAGATCTGGTAATGGTTGCACTGGACTCTGATGGTGATTTTGCAGGATGTTGTGGTATCCATAATATAACAAAAGAATCTGTTGAGCTTGGTCTATGGCTAAAAAAGAGTTCTCAAGGAAAAGGACTAGGAACTGAAATCATAAAAACCCTCATAGAATTTCTGGAAAAGAATTTTACTTTTAAGTATATTTTATATCCTGTAGATGAAGAAAATATAGCCAGCAGAAAAATTCCGGAAAAATTAGGTTTTATTCCTGCTAAAAAATATAAAAAAAACAAGAATCATCTTATCGACCTGAATATTGTACAATATAGAAAGTATTACTAG
- the hutH gene encoding histidine ammonia-lyase, producing MIYGVDVFTFHDVLEICKKPNKAKLNKAAKEQILKSQKNVQKIVESDRCVYGINTGFGPLCDTKISADETAQLQYNLIISHAVGVGKPIDKELSKIMMIAKVHALSKGFSGVSLEVIERMILMLEKDIIPVVPEQGSVGASGDLAPLAHLVLPLLGLGQVWEADQVSETMEVLKKHDLEPLALGPKEGLGLINGTQFILAHAIKGLEKFEYLLDLADMTAAMSIEAYRGSESPFKKELHEIRPFEGSKKVAARMVKFLKGSQNMKAHEDCERVQDPYSMRCVPQVHGASRNAFEHLRGMAETELNSVTDNPIVLSAEESISGGNFHGQLMALPLDYATLAAAELGNISDRRSYLLLEGKYGLPRLLTESSGLNSGFMIPQYTSAALVTENKTLCFPASADSIPTSLGQEDHVSMGSISGRKFNQVLGNLVNILSVELMFAAQGLEFRRPAKCSKVIEENFTILRSKVAKLEDDRLIGKDMLAIAELINERKFVVN from the coding sequence ATGATATACGGAGTAGATGTTTTTACTTTCCATGATGTTCTGGAAATATGTAAAAAACCTAATAAAGCCAAGCTGAACAAAGCAGCAAAAGAACAAATCTTAAAATCTCAGAAAAACGTACAGAAAATAGTAGAGTCAGACAGATGTGTATATGGAATCAATACAGGATTCGGACCATTATGTGATACTAAAATTTCAGCTGACGAAACCGCTCAGTTACAATATAACCTGATTATTTCCCATGCGGTGGGAGTAGGAAAGCCTATTGATAAAGAACTTTCCAAGATCATGATGATTGCTAAAGTACATGCTCTTTCAAAAGGATTTTCAGGAGTTTCCCTGGAAGTTATTGAAAGAATGATCCTGATGCTTGAAAAAGATATCATCCCGGTGGTTCCTGAACAGGGGTCTGTAGGAGCTTCAGGAGATCTTGCTCCGTTAGCACATCTTGTACTGCCTTTATTGGGGTTAGGACAGGTTTGGGAAGCAGATCAGGTTTCCGAAACAATGGAAGTGCTGAAAAAACATGACCTTGAACCATTAGCATTAGGCCCAAAAGAAGGGTTGGGATTAATCAACGGTACACAGTTTATCCTTGCTCATGCCATCAAAGGACTTGAAAAATTTGAGTATTTACTAGACCTTGCTGATATGACGGCTGCTATGAGTATTGAAGCTTACAGAGGTTCAGAAAGCCCTTTCAAAAAAGAACTTCATGAGATCAGACCTTTTGAAGGCAGTAAAAAAGTGGCGGCAAGAATGGTTAAATTCCTGAAAGGATCACAAAATATGAAGGCTCACGAAGATTGTGAGAGAGTTCAGGATCCTTACTCTATGAGATGTGTGCCACAGGTTCACGGAGCCAGCAGAAACGCTTTTGAACACCTTAGAGGGATGGCAGAAACAGAATTGAATTCTGTAACAGATAATCCGATTGTATTAAGTGCCGAAGAATCTATTTCAGGCGGAAACTTCCACGGACAGCTGATGGCATTGCCTTTAGATTACGCTACACTAGCCGCAGCAGAATTAGGGAATATTTCGGACAGAAGAAGTTACTTATTGTTAGAAGGGAAATACGGTCTTCCAAGATTATTGACGGAAAGCTCAGGATTAAATTCCGGATTTATGATTCCTCAGTATACTTCTGCAGCTTTGGTTACAGAGAATAAAACATTATGTTTCCCTGCATCAGCAGACTCTATTCCTACAAGTTTAGGTCAGGAGGATCATGTTTCTATGGGAAGTATTTCAGGAAGAAAATTCAATCAGGTTCTTGGAAATCTTGTGAACATTTTGTCTGTTGAGCTGATGTTTGCCGCTCAGGGACTTGAATTCAGAAGACCCGCGAAATGCTCTAAAGTAATTGAAGAAAACTTTACGATTCTTCGTTCCAAAGTTGCCAAACTGGAAGACGACAGACTGATCGGTAAAGATATGCTGGCCATTGCAGAATTGATTAACGAAAGAAAATTTGTTGTCAACTAA
- a CDS encoding GNAT family N-acetyltransferase: MYILRTDSTNTDFQNLVKSLDATLAEHNGENDDFFSQYNTIDTIKNCIVIYIDTIPAACGAFKPFSEDTVEIKRMFTHPEFRKKGLGSAIVKELENWASELNFKKAVLETSQDLKSAISVYEKSGFYRIPNYGQYAGIEQSVCYEKGW; the protein is encoded by the coding sequence ATGTACATACTCAGAACAGATTCCACCAATACAGATTTTCAAAATCTCGTAAAATCCCTGGATGCCACTTTAGCAGAGCATAACGGAGAAAATGATGATTTCTTCAGCCAGTATAATACAATCGATACCATCAAAAACTGTATTGTCATTTATATTGATACCATTCCGGCTGCCTGTGGTGCATTCAAACCATTTTCTGAAGATACGGTAGAAATTAAAAGAATGTTTACCCATCCGGAATTCAGAAAAAAAGGATTGGGTTCAGCAATTGTAAAAGAACTCGAAAACTGGGCATCCGAATTGAATTTTAAAAAAGCCGTATTGGAGACTTCTCAAGACCTTAAAAGTGCAATCTCTGTGTACGAAAAAAGTGGTTTTTACAGGATACCCAACTATGGACAATACGCTGGAATAGAGCAAAGTGTCTGCTACGAAAAAGGATGGTAA
- a CDS encoding DMT family transporter, translating into MHKLALFRLHLIVFLWGFTAILGKLIHANAQILVFYRMLFASIFLFVFIRVFKKDSIKVSKKIFFQLAAIGLAMALHWYCFFYSIKVSNVSIALSCLSLSTLFASILEPIIFKRKIDISEVVMGTVIVACILLIFKTEFHFKEGIIYGILCAVFGTIFSVFNGKMFGKTSSGNIIFYEIFCGWFILMIFYLLSGQIFQMNEINYRDLALICLLASVFTAFPMLESVNLMKYISPFTLILTVNLEPVYGIILAFFIFGESEHMSPIFYVASGVMILAIIVNGLIKARKTKNLN; encoded by the coding sequence ATGCATAAATTGGCACTTTTCAGGTTACACTTAATTGTATTTTTGTGGGGGTTCACCGCAATTTTAGGAAAATTGATTCATGCCAATGCACAGATTCTTGTGTTTTACAGAATGTTGTTTGCTTCTATTTTTCTTTTTGTATTTATCCGGGTTTTTAAGAAGGATAGTATAAAGGTTTCAAAAAAGATATTTTTTCAACTGGCAGCAATAGGTTTGGCTATGGCGCTCCATTGGTATTGTTTCTTTTACTCTATTAAAGTCTCTAATGTTTCTATTGCATTAAGCTGTCTTTCATTATCCACACTTTTTGCCTCCATTCTGGAACCTATTATTTTCAAAAGAAAAATTGATATATCGGAAGTGGTGATGGGAACGGTTATCGTTGCCTGTATACTTTTAATCTTCAAAACAGAGTTTCATTTCAAAGAAGGTATTATTTATGGAATTCTTTGTGCTGTATTTGGAACTATTTTTTCAGTTTTTAATGGTAAGATGTTTGGTAAAACAAGTTCTGGAAACATTATTTTTTATGAAATATTCTGTGGTTGGTTCATTTTAATGATATTTTATCTGCTTTCCGGGCAAATTTTTCAGATGAATGAAATAAACTACCGAGATCTGGCGTTAATATGCTTGTTAGCCAGTGTTTTTACTGCTTTTCCAATGCTGGAATCGGTGAATTTAATGAAATATATATCACCCTTTACTTTAATTTTAACAGTTAATTTAGAACCTGTTTACGGAATTATACTAGCTTTTTTTATCTTTGGGGAATCAGAACATATGAGCCCTATATTTTATGTCGCTTCAGGTGTTATGATACTGGCAATCATTGTAAACGGATTAATTAAAGCCAGAAAAACTAAAAACTTAAACTAA